Proteins from a genomic interval of Providencia stuartii:
- a CDS encoding thioesterase family protein yields the protein MNDHTYTLEEASKLMSDAFIYKMPFNHLLGIELAHMSDDFVQLTINNRPELIGNFTQNILHGGVIASLLDVAGGMVCINRILQRITPLIHQDIVEKMSKMGTIDLRVDYLRPGRGEVFTASASLLRDGNKIAVTRCELHNERNQHIATATATYLIG from the coding sequence ATGAATGACCATACTTACACATTAGAAGAAGCCAGTAAGCTCATGAGTGATGCATTTATCTATAAAATGCCTTTTAATCACCTTTTAGGCATCGAATTAGCACATATGAGCGATGATTTTGTCCAACTGACCATTAATAATCGTCCAGAATTGATAGGCAATTTCACACAAAATATCCTGCATGGTGGCGTGATCGCATCCCTATTAGATGTTGCCGGCGGCATGGTATGTATTAACCGCATTCTTCAACGTATCACCCCATTAATCCATCAAGATATCGTTGAGAAAATGTCAAAAATGGGCACCATCGATCTACGAGTTGATTATTTACGTCCTGGTCGCGGTGAAGTTTTTACGGCTAGTGCAAGTTTACTGCGCGACGGTAATAAAATTGCCGTGACTCGTTGTGAATTACATAATGAACGTAACCAGCATATTGCTACAGCCACTGCGACTTATCTAATTGGATGA